The following coding sequences lie in one Euhalothece natronophila Z-M001 genomic window:
- a CDS encoding HEAT repeat domain-containing protein: protein MLGKIITGQRLNLEVEEAIKALETLSQDSSSEVRKLAIKSLGRVFSPKIVPTLELALKDVDLEIIEIASEILQNYKRTLPITREEGEKTLPENIAIKEAAQ, encoded by the coding sequence GTGCTGGGGAAAATTATTACCGGTCAACGTCTAAACTTAGAAGTCGAAGAAGCCATCAAAGCCCTAGAAACCCTTAGCCAAGATTCTTCTTCTGAAGTGAGAAAGCTAGCGATTAAATCTCTTGGAAGGGTCTTTTCTCCTAAAATTGTTCCCACTTTAGAATTAGCCTTAAAAGATGTTGATTTAGAGATCATCGAGATCGCGAGTGAGATTCTACAAAATTATAAACGTACCCTTCCAATAACCAGAGAAGAAGGAGAAAAAACACTACCAGAAAATATAGCGATTAAGGAAGCAGCGCAATAA
- the dapB gene encoding 4-hydroxy-tetrahydrodipicolinate reductase, with protein sequence MSEESVIPVVVNGAAGKMGREVVKAVSQAEGMMLVGAVDQNPAYIGQDVGEVVGCGPLEVPLLNELQGTLVMATQYPTQGVMVDFTHPDSVYENTRTAIAYGVRPVIGTTGLSEKQLSDLKDFAEKATTGALVVPNFSIGIVLLQQAAIQASKYFDHVEIIELHHNQKADAPSGTAIKTAQMLSGKEETYNPPQVEEQETLAGARGALANDNIHIHSVRLPGLIAHQEVIFGASGQIYTLRHDTSDRAAYMPGVILAIRKVTELKSLVYGLENIL encoded by the coding sequence ATGAGTGAGGAGTCGGTAATTCCAGTTGTGGTGAATGGCGCTGCAGGCAAAATGGGGCGTGAAGTCGTCAAAGCAGTGTCTCAAGCCGAAGGAATGATGTTGGTCGGAGCGGTGGATCAAAATCCTGCCTATATTGGGCAAGATGTGGGAGAAGTGGTGGGCTGTGGCCCCTTGGAAGTTCCTTTGCTCAATGAGTTACAGGGAACATTAGTCATGGCAACTCAATATCCCACACAAGGGGTAATGGTTGATTTTACGCACCCTGATAGTGTGTATGAAAATACTCGTACCGCGATCGCGTATGGGGTACGCCCTGTAATAGGGACAACAGGCTTAAGTGAAAAACAACTCTCAGATTTAAAGGATTTTGCAGAAAAGGCAACAACAGGGGCGTTAGTAGTTCCTAACTTTTCCATTGGCATTGTGTTACTACAACAAGCAGCGATTCAAGCCTCAAAATACTTTGATCATGTAGAAATCATTGAACTCCACCATAATCAAAAAGCTGATGCGCCCAGTGGAACTGCTATTAAAACTGCTCAGATGCTAAGTGGGAAAGAAGAAACTTATAATCCTCCCCAAGTAGAAGAACAGGAAACCTTAGCTGGTGCAAGAGGGGCATTAGCCAATGATAATATTCATATTCATAGTGTCCGTTTGCCTGGATTGATTGCTCATCAAGAGGTAATTTTTGGGGCAAGTGGACAAATTTATACCTTACGCCATGATACCAGCGATCGCGCTGCCTATATGCCTGGGGTAATTCTCGCCATTCGCAAAGTAACAGAACTTAAATCATTAGTTTATGGTTTAGAAAACATCTTATAG
- a CDS encoding N-acetylmuramoyl-L-alanine amidase, which yields MKHWFNFLLFSLILLATVTLILTHSGTSPALGEDQDELYLAYPPSEHETAAEQIFLIGSAPGAVSVNGSPIEQNDAGHFAPSFPLEMGENEFTLHHDDQEISVEVTRVSAIPEPPEEGGFVSDSVTPSQPIARLPEELICLEAIGSPQGEVQVTLNDRAISLKPQPKNLLPPNYGVLTGNNEPLGKPNQLYQGCFTAENPENLGNPVYTMNLGEETFTASETGDITILSRDELEVIEVTEKEGIARTGPDTSYTRLTPLPKGTMATVNGREGDWLRLQYGAWIDGEDTELKPNISPVQTTIRSIRGEQKAEATEIIFPLQVPVPVSVKQGDDQFSLTLHHTTAQTHNIHLDDDPLIQRLDWKQIDSDTVEYTFQLKSDQQWGYDLHYEDTNLILSLKHPPERTGNLAGMSILIDPGHGGDDLGAKGPTGYPEKEAVLVTSKLLQEELEQRGATVYMTRETDKDVSLQERMAMINEIKPTIALSVHYNALPDDGDAINTKGVGMFWYNPPAHDLSVFLHNYLVEELNRPSYGIFWNTLALTRPHTTLAVLLELGFMINPDEFEWIIDPQAQAELTAKLAEGIEVWWENHASS from the coding sequence ATGAAACACTGGTTCAATTTTTTACTATTCAGTTTAATTCTTCTTGCCACCGTGACCTTGATTTTAACTCATAGTGGAACTTCTCCAGCCTTGGGAGAAGATCAAGATGAACTTTACCTAGCTTACCCTCCTTCTGAACATGAAACCGCAGCCGAACAAATTTTTCTCATTGGAAGCGCCCCTGGTGCTGTCTCTGTCAACGGAAGCCCCATTGAACAGAATGATGCTGGACATTTTGCCCCTAGTTTCCCCCTTGAAATGGGCGAGAATGAGTTTACCCTGCACCATGATGATCAAGAAATCTCAGTAGAAGTCACAAGAGTTTCCGCCATCCCTGAACCGCCAGAAGAAGGGGGATTTGTTTCTGACTCAGTTACTCCGTCGCAACCAATAGCGCGGTTGCCAGAAGAATTGATCTGTTTAGAAGCTATCGGGTCACCTCAAGGAGAAGTTCAAGTCACTCTTAATGATAGAGCTATTTCGCTCAAACCTCAACCGAAAAACCTCCTTCCTCCTAATTATGGGGTTTTAACAGGCAATAATGAACCTCTAGGGAAGCCTAATCAACTTTATCAGGGATGTTTCACGGCTGAAAATCCTGAGAATCTCGGAAATCCTGTTTATACCATGAACTTGGGAGAAGAAACCTTTACCGCTTCTGAGACGGGAGACATTACCATTCTTTCCCGTGACGAGTTAGAAGTGATTGAAGTAACAGAGAAAGAAGGAATAGCGCGCACTGGCCCCGACACTAGCTATACTCGTCTTACGCCCCTACCAAAAGGGACAATGGCAACAGTGAATGGTAGAGAGGGAGACTGGCTTCGGTTACAATATGGGGCTTGGATTGATGGGGAAGACACGGAACTTAAACCCAATATTTCCCCTGTCCAAACCACGATTCGTAGCATTCGAGGAGAACAAAAAGCAGAAGCCACGGAGATTATTTTTCCCTTACAAGTTCCAGTTCCTGTGAGTGTCAAACAAGGGGATGATCAATTTAGTCTCACACTGCATCATACTACCGCACAAACCCATAATATTCACCTTGATGATGATCCCCTGATTCAACGCTTAGATTGGAAACAGATTGATTCTGATACTGTCGAATATACCTTTCAACTCAAGTCAGATCAACAGTGGGGATATGATTTACACTATGAAGACACGAATCTCATTTTATCCTTAAAACATCCTCCTGAAAGAACAGGAAATCTTGCTGGTATGAGTATTTTAATTGATCCCGGTCATGGTGGGGATGATTTAGGGGCAAAAGGGCCCACGGGCTATCCTGAAAAAGAGGCGGTTTTAGTCACGTCTAAGTTGCTACAGGAGGAATTAGAACAACGAGGGGCAACGGTTTATATGACTCGGGAAACGGATAAAGATGTTTCCTTACAGGAACGAATGGCGATGATTAATGAGATTAAGCCCACGATCGCGCTTTCAGTTCATTATAATGCCCTGCCTGATGATGGAGATGCTATTAATACTAAGGGAGTTGGTATGTTTTGGTATAACCCCCCTGCTCATGATTTATCAGTCTTTCTCCACAATTATCTGGTAGAAGAGTTAAACCGCCCCTCTTATGGCATTTTCTGGAATACCCTTGCCCTCACGCGCCCTCACACCACCTTAGCGGTGTTGTTGGAGTTAGGATTTATGATTAATCCTGATGAGTTTGAATGGATTATTGATCCCCAAGCGCAAGCGGAACTGACGGCAAAACTAGCAGAAGGAATTGAAGTGTGGTGGGAAAATCATGCTTCTAGCTGA
- a CDS encoding CPP1-like family protein — translation MSEQNPYQQLGVTEDASFEEIQEAKLRLMKEYENDQRQKDAVEAAYDSVIMERLRLRQEGKIKVPERIRFPERAKPPKPSPQQVNQSSSPAWLQRLLDTPSRNDLLISSGIYVLLAVLTLTTNGNASLMLSLGFAGSVYLLNRKENRFGRSLLISLVGLLIGVGIGSAIADIVATGMPAEQFTSLTVLFLFWLSSSFLR, via the coding sequence ATGAGTGAGCAAAATCCCTATCAACAACTGGGCGTAACCGAAGATGCTTCTTTTGAAGAGATACAAGAAGCAAAGTTACGCTTAATGAAAGAATATGAAAATGATCAACGGCAGAAAGATGCGGTAGAAGCCGCGTATGATTCAGTAATTATGGAACGGTTGCGTTTGCGTCAAGAAGGAAAAATTAAAGTTCCTGAGCGTATTCGCTTTCCTGAACGCGCCAAGCCCCCCAAACCCAGTCCTCAACAAGTGAATCAGTCTAGTTCTCCTGCTTGGTTACAACGGTTGCTTGATACTCCCTCCCGTAATGATTTATTAATTTCTTCGGGAATTTATGTGTTGTTAGCCGTTTTAACCTTAACGACTAATGGCAATGCTTCCTTAATGTTATCACTGGGGTTTGCAGGGAGTGTTTATTTATTAAACCGTAAGGAAAATCGTTTTGGTCGCTCCTTGCTCATTAGTTTAGTTGGTTTATTAATTGGGGTAGGCATTGGATCTGCGATTGCTGACATTGTAGCCACAGGAATGCCCGCAGAACAGTTTACCAGTCTTACCGTTTTATTTTTATTTTGGTTAAGTAGTAGCTTTCTCAGATAA
- a CDS encoding TatA/E family twin arginine-targeting protein translocase, with translation MNVFGIGLPEMALIFVIALLIFGPKKLPEIGSSLGKAIRGFQDASREFENEFKRETSKAQKSESVKMNAQLEPSESEAETVSQADTTSEKASSEKEQSQVNS, from the coding sequence ATGAATGTTTTTGGCATTGGCTTACCAGAAATGGCTTTAATTTTCGTCATCGCCCTTTTAATCTTTGGCCCCAAAAAGCTCCCTGAAATTGGGAGCAGTCTCGGGAAAGCCATTCGTGGTTTTCAAGATGCCTCCCGAGAGTTTGAAAATGAATTTAAGCGCGAAACCAGCAAAGCCCAAAAGAGTGAGTCTGTGAAAATGAATGCTCAACTTGAACCGAGTGAGTCTGAAGCAGAAACAGTTTCCCAAGCAGACACAACTTCTGAAAAAGCCTCTTCGGAAAAAGAACAATCTCAAGTTAATAGCTAA
- a CDS encoding TIGR04376 family protein codes for MGLLDDLTKFLETRLDEFLKNNPHLELQALEEQLKEEEKEAIRLVLDLQKQEKKLENEILAIAEDVKLWHHRIDKARAGNREDLAQAAQEKEASLLRLGNQRWGQMKAVQEKIQKARELIEEVRKRQKEVKAKARAAQANQQATNSNVTSGWNAGESYYNQGFGYGTGQSKYAFDDLEEKFRNWEVEEELKQMKEH; via the coding sequence TTGGGTTTATTAGATGATCTCACTAAATTTCTAGAAACGCGTTTAGATGAATTTCTAAAAAATAATCCTCACTTAGAATTGCAAGCTTTAGAAGAACAATTAAAAGAAGAAGAAAAAGAAGCAATTCGCTTAGTTTTAGACTTACAAAAACAGGAAAAAAAGTTAGAAAATGAAATCCTTGCTATTGCTGAAGATGTCAAACTATGGCATCACAGAATTGATAAGGCAAGAGCGGGGAATCGAGAAGACTTAGCCCAAGCTGCCCAAGAAAAAGAAGCTAGTCTCCTTCGTTTAGGTAATCAACGCTGGGGGCAAATGAAAGCAGTTCAGGAGAAAATTCAGAAAGCAAGGGAATTAATTGAAGAAGTAAGAAAACGTCAAAAGGAAGTTAAGGCAAAAGCACGAGCAGCACAAGCTAACCAGCAAGCAACCAATAGTAATGTTACTAGTGGCTGGAATGCTGGTGAGTCTTATTACAACCAGGGATTTGGTTATGGTACTGGACAAAGCAAGTATGCTTTTGATGATTTAGAAGAGAAATTTAGAAATTGGGAAGTAGAAGAGGAGTTAAAACAAATGAAAGAACATTAG